The Methanosarcina acetivorans C2A genome includes the window ACATGCTCTACGATTTCTGAAAAATGGACTGCTTGCAAAGAAATAATCCGGGAAGTGATGATGAACGATGGAAAAAAAGTAATGTCTAAAGTTAAGAAGATTATAGAGGACTCGGGGGTGGAGGTTAAAGAGGTTCTCTTAGAGGGACATCCGGCTAATGAAATAATCAATTTTGCAGGAAATAACAAGATGGACCTGATAGTGATGGGAACCCTCGGAAAAACCGGATTTGAAAGACTCCTGATGGGAAGTGTTGCAGAAAAAGTGGTAAGATATTCAAAAGTCCCTGTGG containing:
- a CDS encoding universal stress protein, with protein sequence MSSDLYRNIVIATDGSENSRRAISCGIEIAKLSGATIHVLYVVDTCSTISEKWTACKEIIREVMMNDGKKVMSKVKKIIEDSGVEVKEVLLEGHPANEIINFAGNNKMDLIVMGTLGKTGFERLLMGSVAEKVVRYSKVPVVVVRDGNHENSRC